A portion of the Toxoplasma gondii ME49 chromosome VIIb, whole genome shotgun sequence genome contains these proteins:
- a CDS encoding hypothetical protein (encoded by transcript TGME49_257970), with translation MSHECCVRIGQHSNGNRRVPWEPAITFRLIRQVVLMLVFHVHLVVIRDTSILSLADDVSEAPLRPDTSPTAIPMSADVPLEESRHVIEDHFGVQETILSRRSQTRNEVREKSPRSRTPGATWASWVKRKWKHALVVLAVCVGLYAVKRLLTAPEEPPVPKVSAYWYLQGQRVEAGKIAQTLPEDEEIDIIVNAAEELERRAIGEEGKTSAAQVTAAVRQIAGFLRETRKHMEGRHASLISAEQILKDVIAATKHEPLPKEEEDVLREQGRDDEDNTCWSELKLRIEALREQLTPEVVHLQKALAEAREKGKENVTHLERQLLLEMSRPVTREVGARIDKLEKRLKTVLHISERESSDLASRDK, from the coding sequence ATGTCGCATGAGTGTTGTGTTCGCATTGGCCAGCATTCCAACGGCAACCGCCGCGTTCCCTGGGAGCCCGCCATCACATTTCGATTGATTCGACAAGTGGTCCTGATGCTGGTTTTCCATGTCCACCTTGTTGTGATCCGAGACACCTCTATACTTAGTTTGGCAGATGACGTTTCCGAAGCTCCACTGCGACCAGATACGTCTCCAACTGCGATACCTATGAGCGCGGACGTACCGCTGGAGGAAAGCAGGCACGTGATTGAAGACCACTTCGGCGTTCAGGAGACTATTTTGAGCCGACGGTCACAGACGAGGAATGAAGTGAGAGAAAAGTCTCCGAGGAGTCGCACCCCCGGTGCAACTTGGGCTTCGTGGGTAAAACGGAAGTGGAAGCACGCACTGGTTGTTCTGGCCGTTTGCGTGGGGCTCTACGCAGTCAAGCGCTTGCTCACTGCTCCTGAAGAACCACCGGTGCCAAAAGTGTCTGCATATTGGTACTTGCAAGGGCAGAGGGTGGAAGCCGGTAAGATAGCGCAGACTCTTccagaagatgaagagatCGACATTATTGTAAACGCAGccgaggaactcgagagaaggGCGATtggcgaagaagggaagactAGTGCGGCTCAAGTTACAGCAGCCGTACGACAGATCGCTGGGTTTTTgcgcgagacgaggaaacacaTGGAAGGAAGGCACGCCAGCTTAATTTCCGCGGAGCAGATTTTGAAAGATGTCATTGCAGCGACGAAACACGAGCCTTTACcaaaagaggaggaagatgtTCTTAGAGAACAAGGACGCGACGATGAAGATAATACATGCTGGAGTGAGCTCAAACTTCGCATCGAGGCGCTAAGAGAACAGCTGACACCGGAGGTGGTGCATCTGCAAAAGGCTCTGGCggaggcgcgggagaaggggaaagaaaaTGTTACACATCTTGAGAggcagctgcttctcgagaTGTCAAGACCGGTTACACGTGAAGTGGGCGCACGAATTGACAAGCTAGAAAAGCGCCTCAAGACAGTTTTGCACATCAGTGAACGGGAGAGTTCCGACCTGGCATCTCGAGACAAGTAA